One stretch of Enterobacter sp. RHBSTW-00994 DNA includes these proteins:
- the fdhD gene encoding formate dehydrogenase accessory sulfurtransferase FdhD, with the protein MSKQNRVTRSSPLPEGTVELSVHRPPHITLATPDFLAQEVPVALVYNGISHVVMMASPKDLELFAIGFSLSEGIIEHPQEIFGMDVVQACNGLEVQIELSSRRFMGLKERRRALAGRTGCGVCGVEQLNDIGKPITPLPFTQTFNLAHLDSALEHLNDVQPIGQLSGCTHAAAWVLPSGEIAGGHEDVGRHVALDKLLGRRARESEIWQQGAALVSSRASYEMVQKSAMCGIEILFAVSAATTLAVEVAERCNLTLVGFCKPGRATIYTHPQRLIVNQ; encoded by the coding sequence GTGTCTAAACAAAACCGTGTTACCCGGTCTTCGCCACTGCCTGAGGGCACTGTGGAATTGTCGGTACACAGACCGCCCCACATTACGCTTGCTACGCCCGATTTTCTGGCGCAAGAAGTCCCTGTTGCCCTGGTTTATAACGGTATCTCGCATGTTGTGATGATGGCCTCGCCTAAAGATTTGGAGCTGTTTGCGATAGGTTTTTCTCTGTCGGAAGGCATTATCGAGCACCCGCAGGAGATCTTTGGCATGGATGTGGTTCAGGCCTGTAATGGACTGGAAGTGCAAATTGAACTCTCCAGCCGCCGTTTTATGGGGCTAAAAGAGCGCCGTCGGGCGCTGGCGGGACGTACTGGCTGTGGTGTCTGCGGTGTTGAGCAACTCAATGATATCGGTAAACCCATAACGCCCCTGCCGTTTACTCAGACGTTTAACCTGGCTCACCTCGACTCTGCACTTGAGCATCTCAATGATGTTCAGCCGATTGGGCAACTGAGCGGATGCACTCACGCCGCGGCCTGGGTTTTACCGTCAGGTGAGATTGCGGGTGGGCATGAAGATGTCGGGCGACATGTTGCACTGGATAAACTGCTTGGGCGTCGCGCGCGTGAGAGCGAAATCTGGCAGCAAGGTGCGGCATTAGTCTCCAGTCGTGCCAGTTACGAGATGGTGCAAAAATCGGCGATGTGTGGCATTGAAATTCTGTTTGCGGTTTCTGCCGCGACCACACTGGCGGTGGAGGTTGCGGAGCGTTGCAACCTGACACTGGTGGGATTTTGCAAACCTGGAAGGGCAACGATCTATACCCATCCGCAGCGATTAATTGTTAATCAGTAA
- the fdnG gene encoding formate dehydrogenase-N subunit alpha, with protein MQVSRRQFFKICAGGMAGTTAAVLGFAPGVALAETRQYKLLRTRETRNTCTYCSVGCGLLMYSLGDGAKNAKASIFHIEGDPDHPVNRGALCPKGAGLVDFIHSESRLKFPEYRAPGSDKWQQISWDDAFDRIAKLIKEDRDANFIAQNADGVTVNRWLSTGMLCASASSNETGYLTQKFTRALGMLAVDNQARVUHGPTVASLAPTFGRGAMTNHWVDIKNANLIVVMGGNAAEAHPVGFRWAMEAKIHNGAKLIVIDPRFTRTASVADFYTPIRSGTDITFLSGVLLYLMTNEKYNREYTEAYTNASLIVREDYSFEDGLFSGYDAEKRKYDKTSWNYELDENGFAKRDTTLQHPRCVWNLLKEHVSRYTPDVVENICGTPKADFLKVCELIAETSAPDKTTSFLYALGWTQHSIGAQNIRTMAMVQLLLGNMGMAGGGVNALRGHSNIQGLTDLGLLSQSLPGYMTLPSEKQTDLQTYLTANTPKPLLEGQVNYWGNYPKFFVSMMKAFFGDKATADNSWGFDWLPKWDKGYDVLQYFEMMNQGKVNGYLCQGFNPVASFPNKNKVVASLSKLKFLVTIDPLNTETSTFWQNHGESNDVDPSTIQTEVFRLPSTCFAEENGSIVNSGRWLQWHWKGADAPGIAMNDGEILAGIFLRLRKMYAEEGGACPEQVLNMSWNYSTPENPAPEEVAMESNGKALADIIDPATGTVLAKKGEQLSTFAHLRDDGSTTSGCWIFAGSWTPKGNQMANRDNADPSGLGNTLGWAWAWPLNRRILYNRASADPQGKPWDPKRQLLKWDGAKWGGVDIPDYSAAAPGSDVGPFIMQPEGMGRLFAIDKMAEGPFPEHYEPFETPLGTNPLHPNVISNPAARIFKGDFEALGKKDKFPYVGTTYRLTEHFHYWTKHALLNAIAQPEQFVEIGEKLANKLGIAHGDTVKVSSNRGYIKAKAVVTKRIRTLNVHGQQVDTIGIPIHWGYEGVAKKGFIANTLTPFVGDANTQTPEFKAFLVNVEKVDTQ; from the coding sequence ATGCAGGTCAGCAGAAGGCAGTTCTTTAAGATCTGCGCTGGCGGTATGGCAGGCACAACGGCGGCGGTACTGGGCTTTGCTCCCGGTGTAGCGCTGGCGGAAACGCGGCAGTATAAGCTGTTGCGTACCCGTGAAACCCGTAATACCTGTACGTACTGCTCTGTCGGTTGCGGGCTGTTAATGTATAGCCTCGGCGACGGTGCGAAAAACGCCAAAGCATCCATCTTCCATATCGAAGGGGACCCGGATCACCCGGTTAACCGTGGTGCACTGTGCCCTAAAGGGGCTGGTCTGGTGGACTTTATCCACTCAGAAAGTCGCCTGAAATTCCCTGAATATCGCGCACCAGGCTCCGATAAATGGCAGCAAATCAGCTGGGACGATGCGTTTGACCGTATCGCAAAACTGATTAAAGAAGACCGCGACGCCAACTTTATTGCCCAGAACGCTGATGGCGTAACGGTCAACCGCTGGCTCTCCACCGGGATGTTGTGTGCTTCCGCATCCAGTAACGAAACCGGCTATTTAACCCAGAAATTCACGCGCGCACTCGGTATGCTCGCGGTCGACAACCAGGCGCGTGTCTGACACGGACCAACGGTAGCAAGTCTTGCTCCAACATTTGGTCGCGGTGCGATGACCAACCACTGGGTCGACATCAAAAACGCCAACCTTATCGTGGTAATGGGCGGTAACGCCGCTGAAGCGCACCCTGTCGGGTTCCGCTGGGCGATGGAAGCCAAAATCCACAACGGTGCGAAGCTGATTGTTATCGATCCCCGCTTTACGCGTACTGCGTCAGTGGCGGATTTCTACACCCCTATTCGTTCAGGTACTGACATCACATTCCTGTCAGGCGTATTGCTGTACCTGATGACCAACGAAAAATATAACCGTGAATACACCGAGGCTTATACCAACGCCAGCCTGATCGTGCGTGAAGACTATAGCTTCGAAGATGGTCTGTTCAGCGGTTATGACGCCGAAAAACGCAAATACGATAAAACCAGCTGGAACTACGAGCTGGATGAAAACGGTTTTGCGAAACGCGATACCACGCTGCAACACCCGCGCTGCGTGTGGAACCTGCTGAAAGAGCATGTTTCCCGCTATACCCCGGACGTTGTTGAAAACATCTGTGGTACGCCAAAAGCGGACTTCCTGAAAGTATGTGAACTTATCGCCGAAACCAGTGCTCCCGATAAAACCACATCGTTCCTGTATGCGCTCGGCTGGACGCAACACTCCATCGGTGCGCAGAACATTCGCACCATGGCGATGGTTCAGCTCCTGCTCGGCAACATGGGGATGGCGGGCGGTGGCGTAAACGCCCTGCGCGGTCACTCGAACATTCAGGGTCTTACAGATTTAGGGCTGCTTTCCCAGAGCTTGCCTGGTTATATGACATTGCCAAGCGAGAAGCAGACCGACCTTCAGACCTACCTGACGGCCAACACGCCAAAACCGTTGCTCGAAGGCCAGGTGAACTACTGGGGCAATTATCCGAAGTTCTTCGTCTCGATGATGAAAGCGTTCTTCGGTGATAAAGCGACAGCCGACAACAGCTGGGGCTTTGACTGGTTGCCGAAGTGGGATAAAGGTTACGACGTTCTGCAGTACTTCGAGATGATGAACCAGGGCAAAGTGAACGGCTATCTGTGCCAGGGCTTCAACCCGGTGGCGTCGTTCCCGAACAAGAACAAGGTTGTGGCATCACTGTCAAAACTGAAGTTCCTGGTCACAATTGACCCGCTCAACACCGAAACTTCGACTTTCTGGCAGAACCACGGCGAGTCCAACGACGTTGATCCATCGACGATTCAGACAGAAGTATTCCGCCTGCCGTCGACCTGCTTTGCCGAAGAGAATGGCTCTATCGTGAACTCCGGTCGCTGGTTGCAATGGCACTGGAAAGGCGCTGACGCCCCAGGCATCGCCATGAACGACGGCGAGATCCTGGCGGGCATTTTCCTGCGTCTGCGTAAGATGTACGCCGAAGAAGGCGGGGCATGTCCGGAACAAGTTCTGAACATGAGCTGGAACTACTCAACGCCGGAAAATCCTGCACCAGAAGAAGTGGCAATGGAGAGCAACGGTAAAGCGCTGGCGGATATTATCGACCCGGCAACCGGCACGGTGCTGGCGAAAAAAGGCGAGCAGTTAAGCACCTTCGCGCATCTGCGTGATGATGGCTCGACGACCAGCGGCTGCTGGATCTTCGCCGGTAGCTGGACGCCAAAAGGCAACCAGATGGCTAACCGCGATAACGCCGACCCGTCAGGGCTGGGAAATACGCTGGGTTGGGCATGGGCATGGCCGCTGAACCGCCGCATTCTGTATAACCGTGCTTCCGCTGACCCGCAGGGTAAACCGTGGGATCCAAAACGTCAGCTTCTGAAATGGGATGGCGCAAAATGGGGCGGTGTGGATATTCCGGACTATAGCGCTGCCGCACCAGGCAGTGATGTCGGGCCATTTATCATGCAGCCTGAAGGGATGGGACGTCTGTTTGCTATCGATAAGATGGCGGAAGGTCCGTTCCCCGAACACTACGAGCCATTTGAGACGCCGCTGGGAACTAACCCGCTGCACCCGAACGTTATCTCTAACCCGGCAGCCCGTATCTTCAAGGGTGATTTTGAAGCGCTGGGTAAAAAAGATAAGTTCCCGTACGTGGGCACAACCTACCGTCTGACCGAGCACTTCCACTACTGGACAAAGCATGCGTTGCTTAACGCCATCGCACAGCCGGAACAGTTTGTGGAGATTGGTGAAAAGCTGGCGAATAAGCTCGGCATCGCACATGGCGATACCGTGAAGGTCTCCTCTAACCGTGGCTACATTAAAGCAAAAGCGGTAGTGACCAAGCGTATTCGCACGCTGAATGTTCACGGTCAGCAGGTTGACACCATCGGCATCCCAATCCACTGGGGCTATGAAGGTGTGGCGAAGAAAGGGTTTATCGCGAACACCCTGACGCCGTTCGTCGGTGATGCAAACACGCAAACACCGGAGTTTAAAGCCTTCCTCGTGAACGTGGAAAAGGTGGATACCCAATAG
- the fdxH gene encoding formate dehydrogenase subunit beta: MAYQSQDIIRRSATNGFTPAPQARDHQQEVAKLIDVTTCIGCKACQVACSEWNDLRDEVGHNVGVYDNPADLTAKSWTVMRFSEVEQNDKLEWLIRKDGCMHCADPGCLKACPSEGAIIQYANGIVDFQSEQCIGCGYCIAGCPFNVPRLNPEDNRVYKCTLCVDRVTVGQEPACVKTCPTGAIHFGSKEDMKTLAAERVGELKTRGYDNAGLYDPAGVGGTHVMYVLHHADKPNLYHGLPENPEISATVKFWKGIWKPLAAVGFAATFAASIFHYVGVGPNRAEEEEDNLHEEKDEVRK, translated from the coding sequence ATGGCTTACCAATCTCAAGATATTATCCGTCGTTCCGCGACTAACGGTTTCACGCCCGCGCCACAGGCGCGGGACCACCAGCAGGAAGTGGCGAAGCTTATCGACGTGACCACCTGTATCGGCTGTAAAGCTTGTCAGGTGGCTTGTTCAGAGTGGAACGACCTCCGTGACGAAGTGGGTCACAACGTCGGGGTGTACGATAACCCCGCCGACCTGACCGCCAAGTCCTGGACGGTGATGCGTTTCTCGGAAGTGGAGCAGAACGACAAACTGGAATGGCTTATCCGCAAAGATGGCTGCATGCACTGTGCGGATCCGGGCTGTCTGAAGGCATGCCCGTCAGAAGGGGCTATTATTCAATATGCCAACGGTATCGTCGACTTCCAGTCCGAACAGTGCATTGGCTGCGGCTACTGCATTGCGGGCTGCCCGTTTAACGTGCCGCGACTGAACCCGGAAGACAACCGCGTCTACAAATGTACGCTGTGCGTCGACCGTGTGACTGTCGGCCAGGAACCGGCCTGCGTGAAGACCTGCCCAACCGGCGCTATCCACTTTGGCTCTAAAGAGGATATGAAAACGCTGGCGGCAGAACGCGTGGGTGAACTGAAAACACGTGGTTATGACAATGCAGGTCTGTACGATCCTGCCGGGGTTGGCGGCACGCACGTGATGTATGTGCTGCATCACGCCGACAAACCGAATCTGTACCACGGCCTGCCGGAAAACCCGGAAATCAGCGCCACCGTGAAATTCTGGAAAGGTATCTGGAAACCACTGGCAGCCGTCGGTTTTGCTGCCACCTTCGCAGCCAGTATTTTCCACTACGTCGGTGTCGGCCCGAACCGTGCGGAAGAGGAAGAAGACAACCTGCATGAAGAGAAAGACGAGGTGCGCAAATGA
- the fdoI gene encoding formate dehydrogenase cytochrome b556 subunit, translating into MKKRDTIVRYTAPERINHWVTAFCFMLAAISGLGFFFPSFNWLMQIMGTPQLARILHPFVGVIMFASFIIMFFRYWHHNLINRDDIFWAKNIRKIVVNEEVGDTGRYNFGQKCVFWAAIIFLVLLLVSGVIIWRPYFAPAFSIPVIRFALMLHSFAAVALIVVIMVHIYAALWVKGTITAMVEGWVTSTWAKKHHPRWYREVRQKQEKSSE; encoded by the coding sequence ATGAAAAAACGTGACACCATCGTGCGCTATACCGCGCCGGAGCGTATCAACCACTGGGTCACCGCCTTCTGTTTCATGCTGGCGGCCATAAGCGGACTGGGGTTCTTCTTCCCGTCCTTCAACTGGCTGATGCAAATCATGGGGACGCCACAGCTGGCGCGTATTCTGCACCCGTTTGTGGGCGTGATTATGTTTGCATCGTTCATCATCATGTTTTTCCGTTACTGGCACCATAACCTAATCAATCGGGATGATATCTTTTGGGCGAAGAATATTCGTAAGATCGTCGTCAACGAGGAGGTAGGTGACACCGGGCGTTATAACTTCGGTCAGAAATGCGTATTCTGGGCGGCGATTATCTTCCTGGTCCTGTTGCTGGTCAGCGGTGTGATCATCTGGCGTCCGTATTTTGCGCCTGCTTTCTCAATCCCGGTGATCCGATTTGCGCTAATGCTGCATTCATTTGCCGCAGTCGCGTTAATTGTGGTTATCATGGTGCATATTTACGCCGCCCTTTGGGTGAAAGGCACTATAACCGCGATGGTGGAAGGATGGGTAACCAGTACGTGGGCGAAGAAGCACCACCCACGCTGGTACCGAGAGGTCCGCCAGAAACAGGAAAAGTCATCTGAATGA
- the fdhE gene encoding formate dehydrogenase accessory protein FdhE, with translation MSIRIIPQDELGSSEKRTAEYIPPLLFPRLKNLYNRRAERLRELAENNPLGDFLRFAALIAHAQEVVLYDHPLQMDLTARIKEANDQGKPPLDIHVLPRDKHWHKLLHSLIAELKPEMSGTALAVIENLEKASENELEEMASALFASDFALVSSDKAPFIWAALSLYWAQMASLIPGKARAEYGEARQFCPVCGSMPVASMVQIGSTQGLRYLHCNLCETEWHVVRVKCSNCEQTRDLHYWSLENEQAAIKAESCGDCGTYLKILYQEKDPKVEAVADDLASLILDAKMEQEGFARSSINPFLFPGEGE, from the coding sequence ATGAGTATTCGCATAATCCCGCAAGATGAGCTGGGTTCGAGCGAGAAACGCACGGCGGAGTACATTCCGCCGTTGTTATTCCCCAGACTCAAAAACCTCTACAACCGCCGCGCAGAACGTCTGCGCGAGCTGGCAGAGAACAATCCGCTTGGCGATTTCCTGCGTTTTGCAGCGTTAATCGCCCACGCACAGGAGGTGGTTTTGTACGACCACCCTCTGCAAATGGATCTGACTGCGCGCATAAAAGAAGCCAACGATCAGGGCAAACCGCCGCTGGATATCCACGTACTGCCGCGTGACAAGCACTGGCACAAGCTGCTGCACTCGTTGATTGCTGAGCTTAAGCCTGAGATGAGCGGCACTGCACTGGCCGTAATTGAGAATCTGGAGAAAGCATCAGAAAATGAGCTGGAAGAGATGGCGAGCGCATTGTTTGCCTCTGATTTTGCGTTAGTCAGCAGTGATAAAGCCCCCTTTATCTGGGCTGCGCTGTCACTCTACTGGGCACAAATGGCCAGCCTGATTCCCGGGAAAGCCCGGGCCGAGTATGGTGAAGCACGCCAGTTTTGCCCGGTATGTGGTTCAATGCCCGTTGCAAGCATGGTGCAGATCGGCTCCACGCAGGGTTTACGCTACCTGCACTGCAATCTCTGTGAAACCGAGTGGCACGTGGTACGCGTGAAATGCAGCAACTGCGAGCAGACCCGTGATTTGCACTACTGGTCACTGGAAAATGAGCAGGCTGCAATAAAAGCGGAAAGCTGTGGCGACTGTGGTACTTACCTGAAAATCCTTTATCAGGAAAAAGACCCGAAAGTCGAAGCCGTTGCGGACGATCTCGCCTCACTGATTCTGGACGCCAAAATGGAACAAGAGGGCTTTGCCAGAAGCTCCATCAACCCGTTCCTGTTCCCGGGTGAAGGAGAGTAA
- a CDS encoding alpha/beta hydrolase, with amino-acid sequence MVLEKGIGALVQDFIAAGRPSSRKQNIDDRRAGYVDSTVLAGETEIRVKVETLTLEGITFRVFSPLNSAETLPAVIYYHGGCFISGGFATHDNQLRQLAYYGSCRVIAVQYRLAPEHTFPAAHDDAERGANLIWQYAGRFGVDKKRLTLCGDSAGGHLALVTALRLKAAGIWQPAQLILIYPMLDATASFGSYTRNGVDFIITRDTLLSGYEMYLANTERQHPEASPLWRKDFSGLPPVHIITAEFDPLCDEGKALYQHLTAQGVECTAQHWLGVIHGFFQLGGISQSARDVIRDIAWRIGSER; translated from the coding sequence ATGGTACTGGAAAAAGGAATTGGGGCACTGGTTCAGGACTTTATCGCCGCAGGACGGCCTTCTTCACGCAAGCAGAATATTGATGACCGGAGAGCGGGGTATGTCGACAGCACGGTGCTTGCAGGGGAGACAGAGATACGCGTCAAAGTAGAAACGCTGACGCTTGAAGGTATCACCTTCCGTGTCTTTTCCCCCTTAAACTCAGCGGAAACGCTACCTGCCGTAATCTACTATCACGGCGGATGTTTTATCAGCGGTGGCTTTGCCACTCATGATAATCAGCTCCGCCAGCTGGCGTATTACGGAAGCTGTCGGGTGATTGCGGTTCAATACAGGCTTGCGCCAGAACACACCTTCCCGGCCGCACATGACGATGCAGAAAGAGGGGCGAATTTGATCTGGCAGTATGCCGGACGTTTTGGTGTGGATAAAAAACGTCTCACGCTGTGCGGAGATAGTGCGGGAGGCCATCTGGCGCTGGTGACAGCTCTGCGGCTAAAAGCAGCAGGAATATGGCAGCCCGCGCAGCTTATTCTGATCTACCCGATGCTTGACGCCACAGCCAGTTTCGGCAGCTATACCCGCAACGGCGTGGACTTTATCATTACCCGCGATACGCTGCTCAGCGGTTATGAAATGTATCTGGCTAATACTGAACGCCAGCATCCTGAAGCCAGCCCACTGTGGAGAAAGGATTTTAGCGGCCTGCCTCCGGTACACATCATTACAGCTGAATTTGATCCGTTATGCGATGAAGGCAAAGCGCTGTATCAACATTTGACGGCGCAAGGCGTGGAATGTACTGCTCAACACTGGCTCGGGGTTATTCATGGGTTCTTCCAGCTTGGCGGGATCAGCCAGTCTGCACGGGATGTGATACGAGACATCGCCTGGCGGATCGGTTCAGAACGCTAG
- the fabY gene encoding fatty acid biosynthesis protein FabY, whose protein sequence is MYHLRVPQTEDELDVYYQFRWEMLRKPLHQPKGSERDAWDAMAHHQMVVDEEGNIVAVGRLYINADNEASIRFMAVHPSVQDKGLGTLIAMTLESVARQEGVKRVTCSAREDAVEFFAKLGFVNQGEITTPQTTPVRHFLMIKPVATLDDILHRADWCGQLQQAWYQHIPLSEKMGVRIQQYTGKKFITTMPEIGNQNPHHTLFAGSLFSLATLTGWGLIWLMLRERHLGGTIILADAHIRYSSPISGKPSAVADLGSLGGDLDRLARGRKARVQMQVELFGDETSGAVFEGTYIVLPAKPFGAYEEGGNEEE, encoded by the coding sequence ATGTATCACCTTCGAGTACCGCAAACGGAAGACGAGTTAGACGTTTATTACCAGTTCCGCTGGGAAATGCTGCGCAAGCCATTACATCAACCAAAGGGTTCTGAACGTGACGCCTGGGACGCAATGGCCCATCACCAGATGGTAGTGGATGAAGAGGGCAACATTGTCGCTGTCGGGCGTTTGTATATCAATGCCGATAATGAAGCATCTATCCGCTTTATGGCTGTACATCCTTCAGTACAGGATAAAGGTCTTGGGACACTGATTGCGATGACGCTGGAATCTGTCGCCCGGCAGGAAGGCGTAAAACGCGTGACCTGTAGTGCTCGCGAAGATGCGGTAGAGTTTTTTGCCAAACTGGGTTTTGTTAACCAGGGGGAAATCACCACCCCACAAACCACGCCTGTTCGCCACTTTTTGATGATCAAACCCGTCGCAACGCTCGATGATATTTTGCACCGTGCTGACTGGTGTGGGCAGTTGCAGCAGGCCTGGTATCAGCATATCCCGCTCAGTGAAAAGATGGGTGTTCGCATCCAGCAGTACACCGGGAAAAAATTCATAACCACCATGCCGGAAATTGGTAATCAAAACCCACATCACACGTTATTTGCCGGCAGTCTGTTCTCGCTTGCTACTCTCACTGGTTGGGGGCTGATCTGGTTGATGTTGCGAGAGCGTCATCTTGGCGGCACGATTATTCTCGCTGATGCACACATTCGTTACAGTTCGCCCATCAGCGGTAAACCCAGCGCAGTCGCCGATCTTGGTTCGTTGGGTGGCGATCTCGATCGCCTGGCGCGTGGCCGTAAAGCGCGCGTCCAGATGCAGGTTGAACTCTTTGGCGATGAAACCTCCGGTGCTGTATTTGAAGGAACCTATATTGTTCTTCCCGCCAAGCCCTTTGGTGCGTATGAAGAGGGCGGTAACGAGGAAGAGTAA
- the dtd gene encoding D-aminoacyl-tRNA deacylase, which yields MIALIQRVTQASVTVGGEVTGEIGPGLLVLLGVEKEDDEQKANRLCERVLGYRIFGDADGKMNLNVQQSGGSVLVVSQFTLAADTERGMRPGFSKGATPECAEALYDYFVERCRQQDMNTQTGRFAADMQVSLVNDGPVTFWLQV from the coding sequence ATGATTGCATTGATTCAGCGCGTAACCCAGGCCAGCGTCACCGTGGGGGGGGAAGTGACGGGTGAAATTGGCCCCGGACTTTTGGTGTTGTTAGGTGTCGAAAAGGAAGATGACGAGCAAAAAGCCAACCGCTTGTGTGAGCGTGTGTTGGGTTACCGTATCTTTGGCGATGCAGACGGTAAAATGAACCTGAATGTTCAGCAATCGGGTGGCAGTGTGCTGGTGGTTTCGCAATTTACGTTGGCTGCGGATACAGAACGTGGTATGCGTCCGGGGTTCTCGAAAGGCGCAACTCCGGAGTGTGCAGAAGCACTCTATGACTATTTTGTTGAGCGTTGTCGCCAACAGGATATGAATACTCAAACCGGACGATTCGCTGCAGATATGCAGGTTTCGCTGGTGAACGATGGCCCCGTTACATTCTGGCTGCAGGTATGA
- a CDS encoding virulence factor BrkB family protein — protein MLKTVHQKATHHTRPLRAWLKLLWHRIDEDNMTTLAGNLAYVSLLSIVPLVAVIFALFSAFPMFADVSLQLRHFVFANFIPATGDVIQNYIEQFVANSNKMTAVGACGLIVTALLLMYAIDSALNTIWRSKRVRPRVYSFAVYWMILTLGPLLAGASLAISSYLLSLRWASELNGVIDNVLRIFPLILSWLSFWLLYSVVPTTRVPNRDAVVGALVAAVLFELGKKGFALYITMFPSYQLIYGVLAVIPILFVWVYWTWCIVLLGAEITVTLGIYRELKKTAEAEKQQEADQP, from the coding sequence ATGTTAAAAACCGTTCATCAAAAAGCAACGCACCATACCCGCCCACTTCGGGCATGGCTAAAACTCCTCTGGCATCGCATTGATGAGGACAATATGACGACACTGGCGGGTAACCTTGCGTATGTGTCGTTACTCTCCATCGTGCCGCTGGTGGCGGTGATCTTTGCGCTTTTTTCTGCTTTTCCGATGTTTGCAGATGTCAGTTTGCAGCTTCGACACTTTGTATTTGCCAATTTTATTCCTGCGACTGGCGATGTCATTCAGAACTATATTGAGCAGTTTGTCGCGAACTCTAACAAGATGACCGCCGTTGGCGCATGTGGCTTGATCGTGACGGCGTTGTTGTTGATGTATGCCATTGATAGTGCATTGAATACCATCTGGCGAAGTAAACGGGTGCGGCCTCGCGTGTACTCGTTTGCAGTGTACTGGATGATTTTAACTCTCGGGCCGTTACTGGCCGGGGCCAGTCTGGCGATCAGTTCATATTTGCTCTCATTACGCTGGGCAAGCGAGCTAAACGGCGTGATCGACAATGTGCTGCGTATCTTCCCGCTGATCTTATCGTGGCTCTCGTTCTGGCTGTTGTACAGCGTCGTTCCCACCACCCGAGTGCCTAACCGGGATGCGGTTGTTGGGGCATTAGTCGCGGCAGTTCTCTTTGAACTGGGGAAAAAAGGCTTTGCCCTTTACATCACCATGTTCCCGTCTTATCAGCTGATTTACGGCGTGCTGGCGGTTATCCCCATTTTGTTTGTATGGGTGTACTGGACCTGGTGTATCGTCTTGCTTGGTGCAGAAATAACTGTCACTCTCGGAATATACCGCGAACTTAAAAAAACAGCAGAAGCTGAAAAACAACAAGAAGCAGACCAACCATGA
- the yihX gene encoding glucose-1-phosphatase codes for MLYIFDLGNVIVDIDFNRVLGAWSDFSRVPLARLKQSFTMSETFHQHERGEISDEEFAERFCHEMDLPLSYEQFSHGWQAVFVAIRPEVTGIMQKLRGQGHRVVVLSNTNRLHTTFWPDEYPEIYAAADKVYLSQEMGMRKPEARIYQAVLQAEGFSAADAVFFDDNVDNIEGANQLGITSILVTGKETIPDYFAKLLC; via the coding sequence ATGCTTTATATCTTTGACTTAGGAAATGTAATCGTCGATATCGATTTTAATCGGGTGTTGGGTGCATGGAGTGATTTCAGCCGTGTGCCACTGGCGAGGCTAAAACAAAGTTTTACGATGAGTGAGACTTTCCACCAGCACGAACGGGGTGAGATCAGTGACGAAGAGTTTGCTGAGCGCTTCTGCCATGAGATGGATCTGCCGTTAAGTTACGAGCAGTTTTCTCACGGTTGGCAGGCGGTATTTGTTGCGATCCGCCCAGAAGTGACCGGTATTATGCAAAAACTCCGCGGCCAGGGCCATCGTGTGGTTGTTCTGTCGAACACGAATCGCCTGCATACCACCTTCTGGCCCGATGAGTACCCTGAAATTTATGCCGCAGCGGATAAAGTTTATCTTTCCCAGGAGATGGGAATGCGCAAACCGGAAGCGCGGATCTATCAGGCAGTGCTTCAGGCGGAAGGATTCTCCGCGGCTGATGCGGTCTTTTTTGACGACAATGTCGATAATATAGAGGGAGCTAACCAGTTAGGTATCACGTCAATTCTGGTGACCGGAAAAGAGACGATACCGGACTATTTCGCGAAGCTGTTATGTTAA